CAGCGATCAGATCCAACTCATCCTCGGTGGTGACAAAAGGTGGGGAGATCGTCAAAATGTTTGCAAACCCCGGCACGGTATCGCCGTTCTTGCCAATCAGAATGCCGTCCCTTTTACAGCTGGCGAGTACCTTCATTACTTTATCCGCCTCCGCAGGAGAACCATCTGCTTCAATCAATTCAATGCCAAAGGCGAATCCGAATGAACGGATATCCCCCACAATGGACAGCTCCAGCAAAGGTTCCAGCTTCTCACGAAGCAGGTATCCCAGTTCTTCCGCCCGGCTGACCAGATTCTCTCGTTCCAGAATCTCCAGATTCGCCAGTGCCACCCGGCAGGATACCGGATTCCCGCCAAATGTATTCACATGGCGAAAGTGGGCATCCGGTCCGGGTTCCCGGAACGTGTCGTACAGATCGGCTCGCACCGCCGTTGCTGATAGCGGCGAATACGCACTGGTCATGCCTTTTGCCATCGTCACAATATCTGGCTGTACGCCATAGTTCTGATGACCAAACTTCTGCCCAGATCGGCCAAAACCGCAGATTACCTCATCTACAATGAGCAGCACGCCATAGCGCTGACAGATCTCTTGCACGGTACGCATATAATCCGGTGGGGGTACAATCATGCCGCCCCCTGTGATCACCGGCTCCATAATTACTGCGGCAACCGTCTCAGGACCTTCCCAACGAATCACCTCTTCATAGATGGTTGCACATTCGAGTCCGCATCCATCCTTTTTTCGTCCAAACGGACAGCGGTAACAATACGGTGGTGGAACATGAGAGAAACCTACGCCGAGTGGCTCGTATTTGATCTTGCGGGCAGCTTGCCCAGTGGCGCCCAGCGCGCCCATGGAGTTACCGTGATAGGCACGGTGACGGGAGATGAATTTGTGACGAGTAGGTTCACCATTCTGATGGTGATACTGACGGGCTATTTTGAAAGCCACCTCATTCGCATCTGAACCTGAGTTGGAGAAGAATATTCGATACTCCCCCTCAAGCCATTCATTCAGCTTCTCCGCCAGCAAAATTGCCGGTTCGTGACTCTGCGTCATCGGTACATAAGCGAGTGCTTTCATCTGTTCGTAGGCATTCCGCGCAATCTCCTCACGGCCGTGCCCCACATTCACACACCACAGTCCAGACATCGCATCCAGATAACGCGTACCATCCTGATCGGTGATCCAACTGCCCTCCCCACTCACTGCAATCATCGGATGATCGTTATGAGGCGAGATGTGATGCCATACGTATTTGCGATCCTTCTCCAGCCATTCTTCCTTCGTACTGCCAAGCGGCTGAGGCTGCTGATCTACAGAACTCATTCGTCATCCTCCTTCTATAAGCTGATCCAATATGCTTTACACATGCCCACTCCGATTGCAGTACCATCTTCCGATCGCTGTTATCCCCAGATTTTCTAGATTCATTTTTCCTTAAGGAAAAATCCGGGGATAAAGGCGCACGCTTCGCTTCCTCAGATTGGTTCTGCACTCTTCGTTCTCGTGTAAATGTTCGTCCACGCTTATTTCACCGCTTCTTCATAGATGCTTTTCTCCAGCGCTTCATCCAGGTTGGCCGCTTTTTTGATCAAACCATAATTCAGTGCAATATCCGCAGTCCGGGTAAATGACTCATCCACAAAGCTACCGACCTGCTGCTCCGTAAATCCTTCCGGGCGAATCAGCTTCGCAATCTCTTCCAGCATCGTGACCTGATGCTCACGAGTCGTACTGCCATCCGTCACATTACTCATCACGATATCCACCGTCTCATCCTGTTGATCAATGGCGTAGTTCCAGCCTTTCAAAATGGCACGGGTCACTTTGACCGCAAGCTCACGGTTGCTGTCTACCCAATCCTTTTTGGCAATCAGAGTGTCCTCCAGCATGCCAACACCGGCATCTTCAATGTTGAACACATCCAGATCGGATTCTTTCATTCCACTTTCCAGCACCACGTGATATTCGTTATAGATCGTTGCCGTCGCCACATCTACCTGATCGTTGAAAAACTGATCCATCGTGAACCCCTGCTTCACCAGTTCAATATCCTTCTTCGGATCCAGGCCATTCTTCTCCATGAACGCGAGCACCTGAAACTGCTGACTGCCAAACCAGGTACTGACCTTCTTACCTTTCATCTCAGCGGGATCAGTAATACCTAGGGACTTCTTGGCAATCAAGCGATAACTGCTCTTCTGTGAGATCTGGGCAAGCGAGACAAGCGGCAGACCGTTATCCCGGCTGACCAGCAAACTGTCTACACCCGTGATCCCCACATCGGCCGCACCATTGACTACCTGCTGCTCAATCACGATATCCGGCCCACCTGGAATAATCTCGGCATCAATGCCTTCATCTGCAAAAAAACCTTTCTCCTTCGCTGCATAAATCCCGGCAAATTGCGCCTGCGGCACCCATTTCAGTTGAATTTTCACTTTGGTTAAGGGTTGATCTGCTTCGCCCGCCCCTCCTGAACTCGCAGCAACAGGCTCAGCCGCCGGCTCGGACTTCGTAGAACATGCGCCCAACATCGTAACAACCAACAGGACCAATACCAGCAAACCCGGCTTCAACGTTTTGTACATGTACAGAACAACCCCCTGTTTATATACGATTTATCAAGCATCAGTCCGTGTTCAAAAAGTCTGCTTTTCAGTACCGTGGACTTTTTGAACAACCTCTATCAGGTATTACGATCTATGGATGGTTGATACCCTGATGTATGTTAGTGATCTGTGCGTGCACGATTCCACGGAATGAGTCGTTTTTCTGCCAGGACAACTGCTTCATACAACACAATGCCGAGCGCGGCTGCGATGACAATGCAGGACCAGGCCAAAGGCATGTTCGCCAGTCGAATCTGATCCGAGAGCAAGTACCCCAGCCCTTGGGAGGCGATGAAAAATTCACCCACAATGGCCCCGATAATACTGGTCGACATGTTGATCTTCAGACCGGCAAAGAGGGAAGGCAGGGCATGAGGCAGTCTCAGCTTCCAAAAAAACTGCATCCTGCTCGCGGCAAGGCCACTCAGCAGATCACTGTACTGCGGCTGAATGGAAGTCAGTCCTTTGAACAGGCTAACAGCCATCGCTGCCATCGTAATCACCGTGACGACTGCAATACGCGACCAGATCCCGTCTCCGAACCAATTGTTCATAATCGGGGCAAGAGCCACGATCGGAACGGCGTTCAGTGCAGACAAAACCGTAACCGCCGCCCTACCGCTTGTTGGGAAGAATGATGCGCCCGCTGCCGCCAGAGCACCCAACAGGGAGCCGAGCAGGAAGCCACCCAGCATTTCGGTTCCGCTGTACATCGCATATCGAAAGAGCATATTGGCATTTTCCTGAATGGATACCGCAATCGCGGAAGGCACGGGCAGTTGGTAGCTTTCCAGCGAGAATATCCAATGAAACAACCTGAGCTGCCAGAGGGTGAGAAACAACCCACCCGCACCCCAAGGAAGCATACTCAGTGCAACCGATCGTCCGCGAACGCCAGGGCCTGATCTGACCTTTTCGGCTTGTCCCTGTTGTCCATGAATTTCCGAACCTGGAACAGTCGTCATCTGTGAACCAGAGAGGGGCGTAGCCGCGCCAGTTACAGTAGCAATAGCCACACCTTCATCACGCTTCCGTTGCAAAACTCTACCTTCACTCATGTGGCATCGCCTCCTTTGGCCCTGAATTCAGGCTGCCAAGGGGTTAGCCAACGTTCAGCCAGACTGATGGCCAGATACGAGATCAGGCCAATGCCAATGCTAAGCATGATGGTGGCCCAGAACATGCCAACTTGGGCATGGCCGTAATATAACGAACTGACCATCAGGACGCCGAGCCCGTCGGGGGCGCCCATCAATTCCACAACGATGGAGGAGGTCACCGCCAGCGGAGCGGCTATTTTCATACCAGAAAATAGTCCCGGCAGTGCTGAGGGTAGCAGACATTTGATATATCGTGCAGTCAGTGAAGCTCCACAGGAACGCATAAGTTCCAGATGCTCTGGTGCTGCACTTTTCAATCCTTTTAATGTATGGATGATGATCGGGAAGAAAGTAACATACGCCGCCATAACAATCCGCGCCCACTCCGCGTTGTGAATGATGCCGTACACGATTGGTGCGAGACCAATAACCGGAACCATCTGTGAGGAGACAACATATGGCGATAACGTGCGCTCCAGCCAGATAGCCCCACTCATGAGTAGAGCCAGACCCAGACCAAGCAACGTTCCCCCTGCAAAACCAATGGCGGCATTGCCAAACGTGACAGCCCCCTGCTCTGCCAGCGTACCCGAGTAACGAAACAAGGCTACAAGGACATCATGCAGATAAGGAAGGCGAGACGCCGCCTGCTGGGGTGACAGGAACAATTGGAGCATCCAGGCGGCTGCTTCCCACAGTACCAATACGGCCATAATCCAGATGACGACCCAGGATCGATATCCTGGCTTAAAGAACCGCAGAGACATGAGATTCATCACGCTCCTCGTAGAAGCAATTGCGAATGGTTGTGATCATGTGGTAGAAGGCTTCCGTTTCTCTCAGTTCACTATGACGTTCGGAAGGCAGATTGACGGAATGAATGGAATGTACTTGCCCCGGATGTGCCGAGAGCACGATGATCCGGTCGGACAGAAATACGGCTTCGGGGATGCTGTGTGTGACAAAGAGGAAGGTCTTGCCTGTTGAGCGCTTGATCTCAAGCAGCTCCAATTGAAGTTTTTCTTTGGTGAATTCGTCCAAGGCGGAAAAGGGTTCATCCATGAGCAGCAATGGCGGATCAAGCGCAAGCGCACGTGCAATGGATACACGTTGCTGCATTCCTCCACTGAGTTGCCATGGATAATGGTCTGCGAAGCGGGTTAACCCTACCATTTCAAGCAGTTCACCGCTAATGCGGCGGCACTCCTTACGGCGGGTGCCGAGCAGCTCCAAAGGCAATTCCACATTGTGACGAACGGTGCGCCAATCGAACAAGGCGGGTGTCTGAAAGACAATGCCGAACTGTCGCTGTAGTCGAGCCCGCTCAGGCTCCTGACCTGCAATGCGTACGGTGCCTGAGGTGGGCTGAAGCAAATCACCTACCAGCCGGAGCAAGGTCGACTTGCCACAGCCGGAAGGGCCCAGCAGGGAGACAAACTCATTGGACTGGATCTGGAATGTAACATCCGACAAGGCAGTCACTTGTTGTGTACCTGTACCAAAAACAACGGACACATGATCTACATCAATATGGCAGGCTTCGGGGACTGTCGCTGAGGATATGGAGGACATGGGCATTCTCCTTTGTGGGAAGTTGTTTTCATTGCACACCAAGGCTGAATGGGAGGTTTATATACACAAACGTAACAGGTTTTGCTTGTTAGATAATACTATATCGCTTTGGGCGGGGATTACATTATACAGTGTGTTTTGAGTATGGGCCTGTTCATGTTACACAATGTAAAATGAAATGGATTCTCAGATACATATATGTGAGTTTTCTTCATAGATAGCTAACATACATTTCACCTAACAACAAGCGCACGATCATTTGTATTTATTGATTAAATATTCGGAAAATATGACATATGCCCTCGTATTTTTGCTCATTTTCTTGTATAAAGATTGAATAGACGTACAAGGACTTCCACCTCCACGTGAGTCAACGCTCCTGAATGATGAAGGCGGTATCACTATTCGGATTAATCACCACGCAGGTTGGATTCCTCTGTCACATATCACTTTGAAAATCACATATATAGGTCTATCCAAGGATCAGTAGAACGAAGCTTTCAAATCCAGAAATCGGGGTGGTCATGATGTTTGATTGGCTGGGATGGAGAAAAGGATTGCCGCTGTGGCGATCGTATCGGTTGAACGCACATATAAAGGAAGATGTGGAACAGATTTTTGAGGGGATTGCCGAAACGAGACGGCAGCTTATGATGGACTGGGCAGATGAACAATGGAATCACCTGGATCGTTTGCTTCAACAGATACAGTCGGTCCAATTACAGGATGTATTACAAGGTTCACAGCAACTAAGCAAACTAGATGCATGGTTTCAATCCAGTTATATTCGAGCCGTAGACAGTACGGAGCTATTCATGCTGAACGAACAGAATCAGGTGGTACTCTCTACATATAAGAAACATATTGGACAGATCTATGAAGATTACGAAGCTTTGATTGGACCAGGATTGAAGTACTCCCGAGCAGATATTCATGGGAAAAAGTGTTTGTATGGCCCATATTCCGATCCACTGACGTTGGATATTGGTCCACGCTCGTCCGCTTTTCACGATGATGTCACCTTGCTGTTTATCTCCCCAATCCTGCAGGAAGGTCGATATGTCGGTTCATTATGCAGCCGTGTTCCCGGGGATGTACTCGGTGACCTGATCCAACGAGAATCAGGTCATATCTATCCCGATTCCGGTGACAATTACCTCTTTATGGCTGAGTCGATATTACGGCCCCATCTGCAACCCGGCACCGCCTTATCCCGAAGTCGATTCGAAGACCGTACCTTTACACATGGAGAAAATCTCAAAGATGGCGTCACCACCGAATGGGGTATCGTTTCCGTCAAGGAGCATACCGAACTGGAACTCATGTTCACTGATCCGTCGACCGGAGAACTACACCCCGGAGTAGCAAACACCATTCAGAATGGTTCCAATCTGTTTGTAGCCTTTCCCGGCTACTCGGATTATCGCCATATTTCTGTGATCGGCAAAGGTATCACCTTCCAGCTGCCACACTGTCCTGATCGCTGGGGCATGATGTGTGAAGGGGATCTGGAGGAAGTGTATCGGATACGAAGCATCGGCTGGCGCCAGTTCAAGCAACACAGTCTCTTCACGCTTTTGTCAGGCGTTGCAGGAGCAGCTCTTGTCTATGCCTTCACTGGTAGTGGTTGGAGCGCGACAGCAATGGCCGCTTTTAACGTGTTATTTGGATTCTTCACTGCATTACAGCTGCATCGTAGCCAATATCAACGAGTTCATGAAGACTTGCGTCGCATCAGCCGATTTATTCGAATTAACGCCGAAGGCAGGGGTGATCTGACCCAGCGCCTGAACACGTCTGCTTTTGCCCAAGATGAATCAGGTGAACTGGCGAAGTGGATCAACAACATGATTGATTCTCTCGAAGGCATTATGCTGAAGGTACAACTTGCCACGGTAGACGTTATGGACAACCAGTATCAGATGCGAACCTCAACAGAGACAACCCAAGGCACGACTGAACGTGTGAACCACAAGCTTGGTTCGATGATTCAGGCCATTCGTACCCAACTGGAAGATCTTGACCAGGCCAAGATCGCTGCTGATCACATGCGCATAACGCTGCAACAACTGGAGACCTCTGCTACCGAACAGATCAGCGTGGCCCAGCAGGAAGTGGAACGAATCGGCGACAAAATGACCCAAATCTCAGGAGCGGTATCCGATACTAACCGTACCATCCTGTCCTTCATGGATACCATGAAAGAGATTTACCGTGCACTGGCTGTCATTGATGAAATTTCAGCTCAGACCAACCTGCTGGCTCTGAATGCTACAATTGAAGCCGCACGCGTAGGCGAACATGGCCAAGGGTTCTCGGTCGTGGCAGGGGAAATCCGCAAGCTAGCCGAGTTATCCCGCTCTTCAACTGAAAATATTCATCAGATTCTGGACCGAATCTCAACGGCAGCAGGAGCGGCATCTCAATTAATCACAGAGGGTGATCAGGTACTGGCTGAAGGAACAACACTGGTTCAGGCCGCTTCGCAACTTCTGCAAAATGCTACCGCTGAAGAACCTGAACGCACACAAGTCGTGGATCAAGTGGTCATGCTGATGGAGAATATTGCTGCAATCAGCCATCAAAATCGGGCGACATCTGCTGAGGTAGAAGCAGAGATGATGGAGCTGATCCGTGATATGTTGCAGGTTCAGCATTCTTCGCATAATGTGGAAGCCATTACGGTCTTTCTGCAACAACTCGTGGGACAATTCCATCTGAATCACCCCGCCAAAAATGCTGTCATCTGACGTCATCGTTGACGCGGATTGGAGAAATAGCTAAAATTTGATGCAACTGTTCCTTTTGAAATTGTCGTATCATTTATAATAGAAGATTTCCAATCTGAACCGATGAAAGGGTGGTCTGCATGGAACTGCTTCAGGATTCATTTGGCCGGATACATGACTACATCCGTATTTCTGTTACGGACCGCTGTAATTTACGCTGTGTGTATTGCATGCCCGCAGAGGGTATGGAGTTTGCTCCACATGATGAGATTATGAGCTACGAAGAGATCGCACAGGTGCTGAAGGTGCTTGCTCCGATGGGCATGCGCAAAGTCCGACTCACCGGGGGCGAACCGTTGGTACGGAAGGATCTGCACAAGCTCGTCAGCATGATCTCCGCAATTGACGGGATTGACGATATTGCCCTGACTACCAATGCTCTTCTACTGGACAAACAAGCTCAGGCGTTGAAAGATGCTGGGTTAAACCGGATTAACATCAGTCTGGATTCCCTGCGCGCTGATCGCTTCTCCATGATTACCCGCGGTGGAGATGTGAACAAGGTGCTGAAAGGCATTGAAGCTGCAACAGCTGCTGGCCTTGCTCCGATCAAGCTGAATGTTGTGCTGATGAAGGGTATCAACGATGATGAGATCAAGGATTTTATTGCTATGACGATTGATCAACCTCTTCATGTGCGTTTTATTGAATATATGCCGATTGGACAGGCTTCGGATTCATGGCGCAAATCTTATTTGCCGCTGGAAGCCGTGACTGATGTATGTGCTGAAGCAGGCTGGACGGTAGAAAATACAACAGGCCCTGCGGGCAATGGCCCATCACGCAATATGAAAATTGCGGGCTCCGAAGGCACATTTGGATTGATTCATCCCGTGAGCGATCACTTCTGTGACAACTGCAACCGACTTCGGTTGACCGCTGACGGACATATCAAAGCCTGCCTCTACTGGTCCGATGAGTATAATGTTCGCCGCTTCGTGGATGATCCGCATGCCATGGCGGCACTTTTCCTCAAAGCGCTGGGTACGAAACCAAAGAATCATGAGATGGCTCTGGCTTTGGAACAAAAAATGCAATCGCACACGCCGACGGTACGCCGCATGTCCCAGATTGGCGGATAACAACAGTACGCAATATAACTCAACCGCGTATTCCTGCATATGGATATATATCTGTACCGTCAGGATGACCTCTTCACACAACGGAAGAGGTAACGCTGGCGCAGTGACCCCTTACGTGAATCAGCATTCATAACGTGAAGTGGAGCGTGTCACAAGGAATAGGCGAATACCCCAAGCAGACAAGAACATGATGTTCTTGTCTGCTTTTTCGTTATATTTTCATAAATTTCTGAAAAACTCCAATTCCCCTGTTTCAATTGTTGAAAATTTAATTAATATACGTTATGCCCTTGTTGGGTCTTCAAGATCAACCTCATTCTGACGATGTATACAATACATCTAGATGATACATATACATTATAGGAGCTGAACCTTATTGAACATCGTTGAAGCACTCGTTGCAGCAAGTCCATATTTTAAAATTATGCTGAAAGAACACGATATCATGATTGCGGTAACCGACACGGAGAAGTTCTGGTATTATGTTCCCAGCAACGAACTCGATCTGGGCATCAAGGCTGGAGACCCCGTTTCCCTCGATGACCCTACACTACGCCGGGCACTTATACATGGGGAAACTTCAGCGAACCGTATTGATGCGAAATTCTATGGCACATCAATCAACTCGGCGGCCACCCCACTTCGGGATGAACAAGGAAATATCGTGGGCACACTTGCCATTGGTTTCTCTCTTCAGAACGAGGAAAAACTGGAGTACTTCACTGAATTGATCGGCGGTATCAGCGGAAAATTAACAGATATGGTGCAGACGGTAGCCGCCCAATCCGAGCAATTGACGGCATCTTCCACGCAGATTTTGGATAATACCCGCATGGCTGTGCAGAACTCAGGCGAAGTGAACAAAGTCGCCGCATTCATCCGTGAAATCTCAGAACAGACCAATCTGCTCGGCCTGAATGCAGCCATCGAAGCGGCCCGAGCAGGTGAAGCAGGCGCCGGATTCAGCGTCGTTGCATCTGAAGTGCGTAAACTTTCTACAGGTACCAAAGAAGCTACGGTGAATATCGAACGTTCCTTGAAGGATGTTCAGCATTCCATTCAGCAGATGGAGCAGGAGATCACATCCATCTCACAGTCTAGCAATCAACAAGCGGTGCTGGTAACCGAGTTCAGCGAGGTCATTGATCAGTTGAACAGTGTAAGCCGTGATCTGAAAGTGTTTATTGAATCCATGTTGCTGAAGGCGGAATAGATCCGATTACGATGAGCTTAACTCAAATGACTAACCATATATAAGAGACGCAATACCGATGCATTATCGAGCACTACATATTCCTACTCAATAACTAATTCAACAGGCTATGCTGATTACCAAATTCAGCATCCACATTGAACTCTCCGTGCGATTAACGTCACGGGGAGTTTTTTTATTTTAACAAGTTGTGCCAGCCGCATCACGGTCCTTCTATGAATAGATGAGCTTCCACAGCATCATACACGCAAGCCCAACCATGACCACAGCGGAGAACCGATTAAACACCAGACTGATGCGTCCAGTTCGATCCGTTCTGCCAATCACCCTGCCTGCGCCTGCAAGTCCCAAGAACCATATCCACGATACAGCCGCGGCTGTTAGGGCAAAATAAATGCGCTCCACCCCTTCATACTGAAGTGAACTGGTGCCAATCACGGCAACCATATCCAGCAGAGCATGAGGATTGAGTAAAGATACCGATGCGGCAAACGCAATCTGTCGCCCTGCTGACATTACCGTTTGCGAACCTTCCACAGATTCGGACGACCTCCAAATACTCCATGCCATATATAGCAGAAACAAGCTTCCTACTGCATACATCACATTCGCTAGCAATGGCCATTGCAGCAAAATGAGCGACACCCCTCCAACGGCTGCCCCGATCAACAGCGTATCACTGACCCCTGCCGTTATTACAACAGGCAGAGCATCAATGTAACGTCTTTGTCTCATGCCTTGGTTAAAAATAAATACATTCTGCACACCCAGTGGCAAGATCAGGCCAAACGCCAGAACCACTGCATGAATAACAACCTCCATTGTTCTTCCCCCTTATCTCTGTCCTCCATAGTAGGACAGATGATGGCCTACGTAACCAACCACTTGGATGGCATCAGACCCAACCAAATGATATAGTGTTTGTTACAAAGATAAACGGAGGTGACTCTGCCAGTTATGGAACGTTCTGATTCTCGGCTAAACATGGGGTGGAAGCCGAATCCCTCTCTCGACTTGCCCTTGTATCGCCAGATTGAAGCCTATGTTCGGCAGAAAATCACAACGGGCGAATGGTCAGCAGGATATCGTCTCCCCTCACAGCGAATATGGGCTGAGTCCATGGGCGTAAACCGCAGTACATTGGTCACTGCCCTTGATAATCTGGCCGCCGCTGGTCTGATTGAAGGCAGACATGGCGGGGGAACTTATATTTCCGGCTCCGGTTGGCATGGCATAGCTCATGGAGCGACGCCCAACTGGAATGAAGCCATTGAGGAGGGCTGGTATTATCCCAACCTGCCCGAGATCCAGCAGATTAATCAGGCTGAATTCAGGCCTGGCATCATACGGCTCGGTACAGGGGAGCTTGCCCCGGAGCTGATGCCTCAGGATGCTTTTAGCGATATTCTACACTCCCTGTCCCAGCGTTCTCGTACACTCAACTACCTGGAACCTCAAGGAAGCCTGGAGCTTCGTGAGGCTTTGTCCGTCCATTTGCAGGCTACTGGCATTCAAGCCTCTCCAGATTCCATACTGATCGTATCGGGTTCTCTTCAGGCACTGCATTTGATTTCGGTCGGACTGCTCCCTCGCGGATCAGCGGTTCTGCTGGAAAAACCGTCGTATCTCTATTCGATTCACGCCTTTCAGTCAGCAGGGTTGAAAATGAGTGGTATCCCGATGGATAACGAAGGCGTACACATTGCACGTCTGGAGGACGCGGCGCAGCATGTCAAAGATCAAGATCACATCTCGCTTCTCTATACGATCCCGAGCTTTCACAATCCCACTGGCTCTGTCATGAGTGATCACCGCCGGGAAGAACTCATGTACACCGCTCGAACATTAGGCATCTCCATACTGGAGGATGCCGCTTACAGTGATCTGTGGTTGGATAAACCTCCTCCGTCATCGCTGAAGGCGCGTGACCAGGAAGGACGGGTGCTGCATATGGGCACCCTGTCAAAGGCAGTCAGTCCTGGACTGCGCCTCGGATGGCTGGTTGGGCCAGAGCCGGTCATTCGCCGTCTCGCCGATATCAAGATGCAGACCGATTATGGTACCAGTTCACTCGCCCAAGAAGCTTCTGCCCTGTGGTTCGCAGAAGGACATCACGCTGGACATATGGAACGCCTTCGCCCTGAACTACGCAGACGCAGAGATACCATGCTGGAGCTGCTTCAACGTCACTTTCATGGTATTGCGGAGTGGGAAATACCCGCTGGTGGATTTTACATCTGGCTGCAATTCACCGTATCCCCTCTCTCTATCCGCCAATTGTTCCATACCTGTCTGGAGCAAAATGTACTAATCCACCCGGGCTATCTGTATGACCGCTTGGACGCAAGTCACATTCGGCTGTCTTACGCCTATGCTTCCCCTGATGAGATGGAACGTGGACTACAATGCCTGGCAGAGGCCGTCCACAGACTTATAGACTCTAGCTCCTGACTTCGACGAATACTGTTTCCTGATTTCACCACAAAAAAACAGCCTTGACCTGGAAGGACCATGTCCTTCAGATCAAGGCTATTCGCGTAAGTTTCGTAAGTTTGTCCGAATACCAGTACGGGCAAATACCAGCTGCGCTGCGGGATACCTTTGAATGTTTTACCCTTTGACCGCACCCTCCGCAATCCCCTCCATGATAAACTTCTGGAAGAACGCATAGATCAGAATAACTGGAATCGCAGTCAGTACCAGGGAGGACAGAATCAACGGCCATTCCTTGTTATATTCACCAAACAGCATGTTCGTGGACAGAATCAGCGTATAACGATTCACATCGGTCAACATGAGCAGTGGCAGCAAGAAGTCATTCCAGATCCACAGGAAGTCCAGAATTGCGATGGTGACTGTGATCGGAAGCAGCAGCGGGAAGATAATCTGGAAGAACGTCTGGAACTCATTACATCCGTCAATCTGAGCCGACTCCTCCAATTCACGCGGAATGGACTTCACAAACCCGTGATAGAGGAAGATTGCCATGTTCACACCAAGCCCGATATAGATCAGGGCCAATCCGTACGTGCTTCCTTGCACCCCCATGCCTTTGGCTACCCGTGTCAGCGGAATCATGATTGAGTGGAACGGTACCAGCATGGATGCAACAAACAGGAAGAAGATCAGGTTGCTCAAGCGGCCTGAGGTACGTGACAACTTGTATCCCGCAAGTGAGGCACAGAAGACGATTCCCCCGATCCCCAGAAAGGA
This Paenibacillus xylanexedens DNA region includes the following protein-coding sequences:
- a CDS encoding methyl-accepting chemotaxis protein, whose protein sequence is MNIVEALVAASPYFKIMLKEHDIMIAVTDTEKFWYYVPSNELDLGIKAGDPVSLDDPTLRRALIHGETSANRIDAKFYGTSINSAATPLRDEQGNIVGTLAIGFSLQNEEKLEYFTELIGGISGKLTDMVQTVAAQSEQLTASSTQILDNTRMAVQNSGEVNKVAAFIREISEQTNLLGLNAAIEAARAGEAGAGFSVVASEVRKLSTGTKEATVNIERSLKDVQHSIQQMEQEITSISQSSNQQAVLVTEFSEVIDQLNSVSRDLKVFIESMLLKAE
- a CDS encoding LysE/ArgO family amino acid transporter, coding for MEVVIHAVVLAFGLILPLGVQNVFIFNQGMRQRRYIDALPVVITAGVSDTLLIGAAVGGVSLILLQWPLLANVMYAVGSLFLLYMAWSIWRSSESVEGSQTVMSAGRQIAFAASVSLLNPHALLDMVAVIGTSSLQYEGVERIYFALTAAAVSWIWFLGLAGAGRVIGRTDRTGRISLVFNRFSAVVMVGLACMMLWKLIYS
- the moaA gene encoding GTP 3',8-cyclase MoaA, producing MELLQDSFGRIHDYIRISVTDRCNLRCVYCMPAEGMEFAPHDEIMSYEEIAQVLKVLAPMGMRKVRLTGGEPLVRKDLHKLVSMISAIDGIDDIALTTNALLLDKQAQALKDAGLNRINISLDSLRADRFSMITRGGDVNKVLKGIEAATAAGLAPIKLNVVLMKGINDDEIKDFIAMTIDQPLHVRFIEYMPIGQASDSWRKSYLPLEAVTDVCAEAGWTVENTTGPAGNGPSRNMKIAGSEGTFGLIHPVSDHFCDNCNRLRLTADGHIKACLYWSDEYNVRRFVDDPHAMAALFLKALGTKPKNHEMALALEQKMQSHTPTVRRMSQIGG
- a CDS encoding methyl-accepting chemotaxis protein, whose amino-acid sequence is MMFDWLGWRKGLPLWRSYRLNAHIKEDVEQIFEGIAETRRQLMMDWADEQWNHLDRLLQQIQSVQLQDVLQGSQQLSKLDAWFQSSYIRAVDSTELFMLNEQNQVVLSTYKKHIGQIYEDYEALIGPGLKYSRADIHGKKCLYGPYSDPLTLDIGPRSSAFHDDVTLLFISPILQEGRYVGSLCSRVPGDVLGDLIQRESGHIYPDSGDNYLFMAESILRPHLQPGTALSRSRFEDRTFTHGENLKDGVTTEWGIVSVKEHTELELMFTDPSTGELHPGVANTIQNGSNLFVAFPGYSDYRHISVIGKGITFQLPHCPDRWGMMCEGDLEEVYRIRSIGWRQFKQHSLFTLLSGVAGAALVYAFTGSGWSATAMAAFNVLFGFFTALQLHRSQYQRVHEDLRRISRFIRINAEGRGDLTQRLNTSAFAQDESGELAKWINNMIDSLEGIMLKVQLATVDVMDNQYQMRTSTETTQGTTERVNHKLGSMIQAIRTQLEDLDQAKIAADHMRITLQQLETSATEQISVAQQEVERIGDKMTQISGAVSDTNRTILSFMDTMKEIYRALAVIDEISAQTNLLALNATIEAARVGEHGQGFSVVAGEIRKLAELSRSSTENIHQILDRISTAAGAASQLITEGDQVLAEGTTLVQAASQLLQNATAEEPERTQVVDQVVMLMENIAAISHQNRATSAEVEAEMMELIRDMLQVQHSSHNVEAITVFLQQLVGQFHLNHPAKNAVI
- a CDS encoding PLP-dependent aminotransferase family protein — protein: MERSDSRLNMGWKPNPSLDLPLYRQIEAYVRQKITTGEWSAGYRLPSQRIWAESMGVNRSTLVTALDNLAAAGLIEGRHGGGTYISGSGWHGIAHGATPNWNEAIEEGWYYPNLPEIQQINQAEFRPGIIRLGTGELAPELMPQDAFSDILHSLSQRSRTLNYLEPQGSLELREALSVHLQATGIQASPDSILIVSGSLQALHLISVGLLPRGSAVLLEKPSYLYSIHAFQSAGLKMSGIPMDNEGVHIARLEDAAQHVKDQDHISLLYTIPSFHNPTGSVMSDHRREELMYTARTLGISILEDAAYSDLWLDKPPPSSLKARDQEGRVLHMGTLSKAVSPGLRLGWLVGPEPVIRRLADIKMQTDYGTSSLAQEASALWFAEGHHAGHMERLRPELRRRRDTMLELLQRHFHGIAEWEIPAGGFYIWLQFTVSPLSIRQLFHTCLEQNVLIHPGYLYDRLDASHIRLSYAYASPDEMERGLQCLAEAVHRLIDSSS